The Parus major isolate Abel chromosome Z, Parus_major1.1, whole genome shotgun sequence genome has a window encoding:
- the LOC107198353 gene encoding cyclin-dependent kinase 4 inhibitor B isoform X2 — MEGPPRGDVDRLCSAAARGDHEEVKKLLDSGVDPNGTNAFGRTPLQVMMLGSPRVAELLLRRGADPNRPDPRTGCLPVHDAARAGFLETLAVLHRAGAHLHLPDGRGRLPLDVAAGGPHGAVGRYLRDPPPLPGAAGAAEKAER, encoded by the exons ATGGAGGGACCCCCCCGAGGCGACGTCGACCGCCTGTGCAGCGCCGCCGCCCGCGGGGACCACGAAGAGGTGAAGAAGCTGCTGGACTCAGGCGTGGATCCCAACGGGACCAACGCCTTCGGGAGAACCCCGCTCCAG GTGATGATGCTGGGCAGCCCGCGGGTGGCCGAGCTGCTGCTGCGGCGCGGAGCCGACCCCAATCGCCCCGACCCTCGCACCGGCTGCCTCCCGGTTCACGACGCGGCCCGCGCCGGCTTTCTGGAgaccctggctgtgctgcaccGGGCCGGGGCGCACCTCCACCTGCCCGACGGCCGCGGCCGCCTGCCCCTCGACGTGGCGGCGGGGGGCCCGCACGGAGCGGTGGGGCGATACCTGCGCGACCCGCCGCCCCTTCCAGGAGCCGCGGGGGCCGCCGAGAAGGCTGAGCGCTGA
- the LOC107198353 gene encoding cyclin-dependent kinase 4 inhibitor B isoform X3 produces MEGPPRGDVDRLCSAAARGDHEEVKKLLDSGVDPNGTNAFGRTPLQAISTCKGPIRKTANGCHNTCRSRLQVADVAELRPKRDAGPAAASPGCSPGSPRRWLPAVLGAAADAVSPRR; encoded by the exons ATGGAGGGACCCCCCCGAGGCGACGTCGACCGCCTGTGCAGCGCCGCCGCCCGCGGGGACCACGAAGAGGTGAAGAAGCTGCTGGACTCAGGCGTGGATCCCAACGGGACCAACGCCTTCGGGAGAACCCCGCTCCAG GCTATCTCGACTTGCAAGGGACCCATACGGAAGACCGCAAACGGTTGTCACAATACATGCAGGTCACGACTACAAGTGGCCGACGTGGCAGAATTACGCCCCAAAAGAGACGCCGGTCCGGCCGCCGCCAGCCCCGGCTGCTCTCCAGGCTCTCCGCGGAGGTGGCTCCCGGCCGTGCTCGGGGCGGCCGCTGACGCTGTCTCTCCCCGCAGGTGA